The Chryseolinea soli genome contains a region encoding:
- a CDS encoding FAD-dependent monooxygenase: MNKTQRLSIIGGGIGGLTLAIALRKKGYPVTVYENAPELKPLGAGLGLAANAIKAFQQIGIRDDVLKAGRVLKKFIIKDQQGQALSTANAERMSAKFGAPNNFTIHRADLHQVLLSQLPEGVVQKGKGCSDFEQTSSGVRLHFTDGTSVETDYVVACDGIHSVFRKKLLPGSTPRYAGYTCWRAVIDKIPPSLNMEETSETWGPGSRFGIVPLSRQRIYWFATINAGANDQEKKAYGVAELSKHFGAFHADVRNVLAQTQDAQLIWNDIIDLKPLKQFAFGNILLMGDAAHATTPNLGQGACMAIEDAVILANCLAENAEPIVAFQRFETRRLRRTRHIIRDSRRLGRIAQLENPFLIKLRNAAVRLTPQRVTENQFKFISEVSFQ, from the coding sequence ATGAACAAAACCCAAAGACTCTCTATCATCGGTGGCGGCATCGGAGGCCTCACCCTGGCCATTGCGCTCCGGAAAAAAGGTTACCCCGTAACCGTCTATGAAAATGCTCCCGAGCTCAAGCCGCTTGGCGCGGGCCTCGGTCTGGCAGCCAACGCCATCAAAGCCTTTCAACAGATCGGCATCCGCGACGACGTGTTGAAAGCGGGAAGGGTACTAAAGAAATTTATCATCAAAGACCAGCAAGGCCAGGCATTGTCGACGGCCAATGCCGAGCGCATGAGTGCCAAGTTTGGTGCTCCCAATAATTTCACCATTCACCGCGCTGATCTTCACCAGGTGCTTCTATCACAGCTTCCCGAGGGCGTGGTGCAAAAAGGCAAAGGCTGCTCCGATTTTGAGCAGACGTCCAGTGGTGTGCGGCTTCATTTTACCGATGGCACTTCCGTGGAAACAGACTATGTGGTGGCCTGCGATGGCATTCACTCCGTCTTTCGCAAAAAGTTGTTGCCAGGAAGTACGCCGCGTTATGCAGGCTACACGTGTTGGCGCGCTGTGATCGATAAAATTCCTCCGTCGTTGAACATGGAAGAGACCTCGGAGACATGGGGACCCGGAAGCCGTTTTGGCATTGTGCCGCTGTCGCGCCAACGGATCTATTGGTTTGCAACGATCAACGCTGGGGCAAACGACCAGGAGAAGAAAGCCTATGGTGTGGCCGAGCTCTCGAAACATTTTGGAGCGTTCCACGCAGACGTTAGGAATGTTCTCGCGCAAACGCAAGATGCCCAGTTGATCTGGAACGACATCATCGACCTGAAACCCTTGAAACAATTTGCCTTTGGAAATATTTTGTTAATGGGCGACGCCGCGCATGCCACCACACCCAACCTGGGGCAGGGTGCGTGTATGGCGATTGAAGACGCGGTGATCCTGGCGAATTGCCTCGCCGAAAATGCAGAACCCATCGTCGCGTTTCAGCGCTTTGAAACCCGTCGTCTAAGACGCACACGTCACATCATCCGGGATTCGCGGCGCCTGGGGCGGATCGCGCAATTGGAGAATCCATTTCTTATCAAGCTGCGCAATGCTGCCGTGCGGCTCACACCACAGCGGGTCACGGAAAATCAGTTCAAGTTTATTTCAGAAGTTTCTTTTCAATAG
- a CDS encoding RrF2 family transcriptional regulator, which translates to MLSKKCKYAIHALVHMAKEPEKKFLIKDISEACNIPKKFLEAILLELKRAGVLGSKQGKGGGYFLRQDPATVNLAEVLRMFDGTIALVSCAAHKFYEPCTECEDEATCSLHHAFLEIRMATVEMLKNETLEGLAKKELKMKAKKKAKA; encoded by the coding sequence ATGCTCTCCAAGAAATGTAAATACGCCATTCACGCCCTCGTCCACATGGCCAAGGAGCCTGAAAAGAAGTTCCTGATCAAGGATATTTCGGAAGCCTGTAACATCCCCAAGAAGTTCCTGGAGGCCATCCTGCTGGAACTCAAGCGAGCGGGTGTGCTAGGGAGCAAACAGGGTAAGGGCGGCGGCTATTTCCTGCGTCAGGATCCGGCCACGGTAAACCTGGCCGAGGTGCTGAGGATGTTCGACGGGACCATCGCGCTGGTTTCGTGCGCCGCCCATAAATTCTATGAACCCTGTACGGAGTGCGAGGACGAGGCAACCTGTAGCCTTCACCATGCCTTCCTGGAAATACGCATGGCCACCGTAGAGATGCTGAAGAACGAAACGCTGGAGGGGCTGGCTAAGAAAGAGTTGAAAATGAAGGCCAAGAAAAAGGCCAAAGCCTGA
- a CDS encoding peroxiredoxin gives MSIRLGDIAPDFTAETTEGTIKFHDWLGNSWGVLFSHPADFTPVCTTELGAVAKLRSEFDKRNVKVMAISADPLDSHNRWIGDINETQKTVVNYPLIADPEFKIANLYDMVHPAVTDKFTVRSVFVIGPDKKVKLTITYPASTGRNFDEILRVIDSLQLTANYSVATPANWKHGEDVIITAAVKDEDIATKFPKGHTRVKPYLRTTPQPNI, from the coding sequence ATGTCAATCAGACTAGGCGACATCGCCCCCGATTTCACGGCCGAGACCACAGAGGGCACTATTAAATTTCACGACTGGCTGGGCAACAGCTGGGGCGTATTGTTCTCGCACCCTGCCGACTTCACGCCGGTGTGTACTACCGAGTTGGGTGCCGTAGCCAAGCTGCGCTCCGAGTTCGACAAGCGCAATGTGAAGGTGATGGCCATCAGCGCCGACCCCCTGGATTCGCACAACCGCTGGATCGGCGACATCAACGAGACCCAGAAGACCGTGGTGAACTATCCCCTGATTGCAGACCCCGAATTTAAGATTGCCAATCTGTACGACATGGTCCACCCGGCCGTAACGGATAAGTTCACCGTGCGTTCCGTATTCGTGATCGGTCCCGATAAAAAGGTGAAGCTCACCATCACCTACCCGGCTTCTACCGGGCGCAATTTTGATGAGATCCTCCGCGTCATCGACAGCCTGCAACTGACGGCCAACTATAGCGTGGCCACGCCCGCCAACTGGAAACACGGCGAGGACGTGATCATCACCGCCGCGGTGAAGGACGAGGACATCGCCACTAAATTCCCGAAAGGCCATACCCGCGTGAAACCTTATTTGAGAACCACGCCTCAACCGAATATTTAA
- the crcB gene encoding fluoride efflux transporter CrcB has protein sequence MNLFKILIIAIGGSIGSVARYLTVKGLDEKMNTAFPYGTLTVNLVGSFLIGLFYVLAVRKTGMTENWRLFLGAGFCGGFTTFSAFAWENFSLFQQKMLGTAFLYTSVSLVAGFSALALGAWIARFI, from the coding sequence ATGAACCTCTTCAAAATTCTGATAATCGCTATCGGCGGCTCCATCGGCAGCGTGGCCCGCTACCTCACGGTAAAAGGCTTAGACGAGAAAATGAACACCGCTTTTCCTTATGGCACCCTGACGGTGAATCTGGTGGGCTCTTTTTTAATAGGCCTTTTTTATGTCCTTGCCGTGCGCAAAACCGGCATGACCGAGAACTGGCGCTTGTTCCTGGGCGCTGGATTTTGTGGCGGATTCACCACATTTTCGGCCTTTGCCTGGGAGAATTTCAGCCTGTTCCAGCAAAAAATGCTCGGAACCGCGTTTCTGTACACATCGGTGAGCCTGGTGGCCGGTTTTTCGGCCCTGGCCCTGGGGGCCTGGATAGCCCGTTTTATTTAA